The genome window ATCTGTCTGGACACGTTCACTCGGCCCGTTTCCACTCCGTGCGGACACAACTTCTGCCTGGCCTGCATCACGCGTTACTGGGACGACGCGCCGCTCTGCCAGTGCCCGCTCTGCAAGGAGACGTTCCAGACGAGGCCGCACCTCAAGGTCAACACCTTCATCTCGGAGCTCgcgtcgcagttcctgctgcttcaggtGACGGACGCGCGGGCGTGGAGCTCGGAGCGGCCGCCGGCGAACTCTGGCGCCGCGGTGCTCTGCGACGTTTGCACCGACGCCCAGCGGGGGGCCGTGCGGTCATGTCTGGAGTGTGTGACCTCCTACTGCGACCTGCACCTGGAGCCGCACCACCGGGCTGCAGGACTGAGGGGGCACACGCTGGTCGACCCTCTGGAAGATCTGGAGGCCCGGATGTGCAAGGAGCACAACCGCCTCCTCAGGTTGTTTTGTCGAAGGGACAACGTTTTGCTGTGCGACGTCTGCAGCAGGTTACGCAACTTGAGTCACCACGTCGTTCCCGTGCAGCAGGCGTTCAGAGAGATGAGAGACGAGCTGGAGGTCGCGGACGCCAGGGCGCGGGAGATGATCCGCGAGAGGCAGGAGAAGGTGCAGGCGACGAGGGCGTCggtgcagcagagccagagggaCACCGGCGCCGCCATCGCACGGAGCACGGAGGAGCTGGCGGCGCTGGCGTCTGAGATCCAGAGGAGCCAGGCGGAGCTGgtgcaggtgatggaggagaggcagaaggCGGCGGAAGAAGAAGCGGAGGGCTTCATCGGCTGCTTGGAGCGGGACGTGGCCCAGCTGGAGGCGGCGCGGGGGAGGCtgagggagctggaggcgggAGGGGACCAGCTCCGCTTCCTCCAGGAGGTCCCCGACGCCTGCGTCCTGCCCCGGACCGCTGACCCGACCTCCTTCAGCTTTGACAGGCACGTCTGGCTGCATCAAATCCGCACGTGTTTGAGCAGCTCCGTGTCTCAGTTGCAGGCGGTGCTGAATAACATCAACGCACAAATGAGTGAGTTCTCCGGCAGCGAGGACGCATCTGACACTACGCTGGAGTACATGCAGCAGCACAAGGTCAACGTGGTGCTGGACGCTTCCACAGCTCACCCGCAGCTCATTTTGTCTGATGACAGGAAGGAGGTGAGGTTCAGCATGAGCCTGGTTCTGTGGCGGTTCCAGAACCTGTACCGAAGCCCCAACACGTTCACGGAGAACCTTGCCGTCCTGGGAGAGCAGGGCTTCATGTCCTGCAGGTTTTACTTTGAGGTGTTCGTCGGGAGAAAGACCGAGTGGTGCCTGGGCGTGGCCAAGGCCTCGGTGCAGAGGAGAGGACCCATGGTCCAAACACCCCACAACGGAGTCTGGTCTCTGTGGTTCAAGAAGGACAGGTTTGAGACGCTTAGCTATCAAGATGTGCCGGTGTGCTGGGGGAAGGTGGAACGAGTGGGAGTTTTTGTGGATTACAATCGAGGTCAGGTCTCGTTCTTTAATGTTCAGACTGAGACACTTATTTACTCCTTTACAGAGTGTCACTTTACAGAAGCTTTGCATCCGTACTTCAACACAGGTGACAATGAGTACGGCTCCAACCTGGACCCCATGGTCATTGTTCCTGTCGGTCAAATGCGTTAACAGCTAAAATGCAGCCAAATTTTAGTGTGACTTTGTTGGGATATATCTGTGCACTCTTGCTCACTATTAAAGGGAAGTGTTGAaaatgttctgtgtgtttctgctggagACATTACGGTACGTTAAAAGGTACAGTATGGTACGTCTTTTTTGGTTCTTCCTAAATGCACCTGTAATGTATGTAACTTGTAACGTGTGTCGGATGGACAGAGctgacagagcagatgagtAGATTCTTTTTATCTTAAAGAAATGAATAAGTACATGGCCTAAGAGTTTTTTTTTCGAAGATCTTCAACTATTGTTTCACACAGACCATGCAGGTGTTGCTGCACTCGACAGGTTATGGGCCCAGGGTTGAGGATAAGTGAATATTTTAAGACTCTGTTTTTGGACACTTTTGGTGCGGTGTATTACGTGTGATAAAGAAGCTATGTTAGCagaacagagaagctaaaaATGGCAAGTAGGACAACTAGAGTAATGACCCTAAAATATGAACTTTGTGAAACATGATTCTTAGGCTACTTGCACGTGCTAAAGCTAAAAGACATAATACTGAATGTGCCTACTAGTGCTTACTCTAAATTTTTTGGCGCACGATAATTGCAGAGTGCTAGGGTGAGCTAATGAAGCTAATAGATGACAGAAGTCTAACGTTGCTAAGACATGAAGCCAGTGATTATAGTAGAGGAGCTCTGAAGATATTAATAGAACGTTATTGTGGAAAAAGCAAACCATGGATAATAAACATATACACCTCTCTGATCAAACTAAGAATAGCAGACGACTGATGGCGAGTCATTGAGGGATGCAATAATCAGAGCCATGATCCTGCAGAAGTTGATTGCCAGAATCCTTCAAGCTGCTACCTGTTGACAAAATAAGAACAATGTAGCTTTTGCAGACTTTAAGAAGACTGCGAGGCTATGTAGTGAAGACACTACATGGTAAAGTTAACACCAAGTCAGGAAAGATGATGACATAAATGTGACCTTTTACAAGTGTGGAATAAAAGGACACAAGGCAAAAAAGTGTTCCAGAAAGGTGTGGTGCAATCACTGCAGAaccaacacgcacacagaagCCATTTgcaagaaaaagggaaaaagaaatggttcagaaaagtagaaaaagaCCAAGGCACAGATCAAGACTGGCTCTTCAAAGCCAAGcacaggaaaaaagaaagaccAGTGGGTACAGGAAAGTCAAAAGGCATCATGATGGATGTGAGTAACATCCCATATCGTCAATGACATCAGAAAGTTCACCAGCTTCGACAGTTTATTCCAGGCGTGTCTCATTCTGTAGTTAGCCAATGGAACCTTCTGGGTGATGCTGGAAGACAACACAGCACATACCCTCCTACCCACAAGAT of Betta splendens chromosome 19, fBetSpl5.4, whole genome shotgun sequence contains these proteins:
- the LOC114845660 gene encoding E3 ubiquitin-protein ligase TRIM39-like → MTWEKPKLRRIRPHSSCYSGKPTRAPTQTQRKWEDLKLKISEDSTHSDMASSISMSEEQFLCSICLDTFTRPVSTPCGHNFCLACITRYWDDAPLCQCPLCKETFQTRPHLKVNTFISELASQFLLLQVTDARAWSSERPPANSGAAVLCDVCTDAQRGAVRSCLECVTSYCDLHLEPHHRAAGLRGHTLVDPLEDLEARMCKEHNRLLRLFCRRDNVLLCDVCSRLRNLSHHVVPVQQAFREMRDELEVADARAREMIRERQEKVQATRASVQQSQRDTGAAIARSTEELAALASEIQRSQAELVQVMEERQKAAEEEAEGFIGCLERDVAQLEAARGRLRELEAGGDQLRFLQEVPDACVLPRTADPTSFSFDRHVWLHQIRTCLSSSVSQLQAVLNNINAQMSEFSGSEDASDTTLEYMQQHKVNVVLDASTAHPQLILSDDRKEVRFSMSLVLWRFQNLYRSPNTFTENLAVLGEQGFMSCRFYFEVFVGRKTEWCLGVAKASVQRRGPMVQTPHNGVWSLWFKKDRFETLSYQDVPVCWGKVERVGVFVDYNRGQVSFFNVQTETLIYSFTECHFTEALHPYFNTGDNEYGSNLDPMVIVPVGQMR